A single region of the Bartonella harrusi genome encodes:
- a CDS encoding SMI1/KNR4 family protein: protein MKTYTLDDVRELVDKYEGDIVNFASKDKEADELMIEKAEKALGLQFTTSYKAFLKYYKGGDIGGEDIYSLYEDCAPTSDFSIVFQNLNDRKRGFVTPEQLVVCDADFGETFYFDYTQFRDGECPLYVMFADEECEYYASNFYEFLCKRIKVHAGEDIEQVYVGDETGHEKTEQTPPPQPLPFYKRFWKKLWRRDNS, encoded by the coding sequence ATGAAAACTTATACCTTAGATGATGTCAGAGAATTAGTTGATAAATATGAAGGGGATATCGTTAATTTTGCTAGCAAGGATAAGGAGGCTGATGAACTCATGATTGAAAAAGCTGAAAAAGCTCTCGGTTTGCAGTTTACAACGTCTTACAAAGCTTTTTTAAAATATTATAAAGGGGGAGACATTGGTGGTGAGGACATTTATAGTCTTTATGAGGATTGTGCACCCACTTCCGATTTTAGTATTGTTTTTCAAAACTTAAATGATAGAAAACGTGGTTTTGTGACACCGGAACAACTTGTTGTGTGTGATGCTGATTTTGGTGAAACCTTTTACTTTGATTATACGCAGTTTCGGGATGGTGAGTGCCCACTCTATGTCATGTTTGCGGATGAGGAGTGCGAATATTACGCCAGTAATTTTTATGAATTCTTGTGCAAAAGAATCAAAGTGCATGCAGGAGAGGATATAGAACAGGTCTATGTGGGTGATGAGACAGGGCATGAAAAGACTGAGCAAACACCCCCTCCGCAACCTCTCCCTTTTTACAAGCGTTTTTGGAAAAAACTATGGCGGAGGGACAATTCCTGA